TACTGGTGGGGCTGGGTTTATAGGTTCAAATTTTGTTATTGATTGGTTGTTAAAATCTTCCGATCTTATTGTGAATATTGATAAACTTACATATGCTGGCAATTTAGATAATCTTAGAACAATTGAAAATAACAAAAAATATGTTTTTGTTCAGGGAGACATTGCTGACAAGCAACTTGTTTCGCGTCTTTTAAAACAATATCAGCCTAGAGCCATTCTTAATTTTGCAGCAGAATCTCATGTTGATAGATCAATTCATGGTCCAGAAGATTTTGTTCAAACAAATATTTTAGGCACTTTTAAACTGTTAGAAGCTGTTTTGTCTTATTATAACGAACTCGATGATCATAAAAAAAGTGAATTTCGTTTTCTTCATGTGTCGACGGATGAAGTTTATGGTTCTTTGGGGTCAAATGATCCTGGTTTTAAAGAAACAAATGCTTATGAACCGAACAGTGTATATAGCGCAAGTAAAGCTGCATCTGATCATCTTGTAAGAGCCTATCACCATACATATGGTCTACCTGTATTGACCACGAATTGTTCTAATAATTATGGTCCATATCAATTTCCAGAAAAACTAATTCCTCTTATTATTCATAATGCCTTACAAGGAAAACAATTACCTATTTATGGAGATGGTCAAAATATTCGTGATTGGCTTTATGTGGAAGATCATTGTTCTGCGATTTGTCGTGTATTAGAAGCTGGTAAAATTGGTGAAACATATAATATTGGCGGATTGAACGAAAAAACGAATTTAGAAATTGTTCAAGTTCTTTGTGCTCTTTTAGATGAACTCAAACCTCGAACAGATGGCAAATCTTATTCTACTCAAATAACTTTTGTTGAAGATAGGCGTGGGCATGATCGTCGTTATGCTATAGATGCTACAAAGATTGAAAAAGAACTTGGATGGTGTCCTGATGAAACTTTTGAGACGGGAATTCGTAAAACTGTTGTTTGGTATCTAAATAATCAAGAATGGGTTGATAGAGCCACAAGTGGCGCTTATCGCGAATGGATTAAAGAAAGATATACTGCATGAGAATTCTATTATTAGGTTCTAATGGACAGGTTGGTTGGGAACTTCAACGGTCTCTTTCTCCATTAGGAAAAGTGATTGCCTATGACCGTCAAAAAGCCAATCTTGAGAATTTATCAGCTTTGAGTCAAACTATTCTTGATGTTTCGCCAGATATAATCGTAAATGCTGCGGCTTATACAGCGGTCGATCAGGCTGAATCAGAATCTGATAAAGCTTATCTTGTAAATGCTAAAGCAGTAGGTGTTATCGCCGAAACTGCAAAAAAATTGAACGTTCGTCTTGTTCATTATTCGACGGATTATGTTTTTGATGGCAATAAAGTAGGCGCATATGTTGAAGAGGATTCTACAGCGCCCTTGAATGTCTATGGAAAATCGAAACTTGCTGGTGAGCAAGCTATTATTGATTCAGCATGTGATCATTATATTTTTCGCACCAGTTGGGTATATGGCCAACATGGTAAAAACTTTATAAAATCAATTTTAAGATTAGCTCAAAATAAAGATGCATTAAAAGTTGTGAATGATCAATATGGTGCCCCAACAAGCGCAGAACTTATTGCAGATGTGACAGCGCATATGTTAAAAAATTCATTTAATGATTCTAAAAATGGACAAAAAAAAGACGGAATATATCATTTGACTTCTTCAGGGA
The window above is part of the Alphaproteobacteria bacterium genome. Proteins encoded here:
- the rfbB gene encoding dTDP-glucose 4,6-dehydratase → MTIFVTGGAGFIGSNFVIDWLLKSSDLIVNIDKLTYAGNLDNLRTIENNKKYVFVQGDIADKQLVSRLLKQYQPRAILNFAAESHVDRSIHGPEDFVQTNILGTFKLLEAVLSYYNELDDHKKSEFRFLHVSTDEVYGSLGSNDPGFKETNAYEPNSVYSASKAASDHLVRAYHHTYGLPVLTTNCSNNYGPYQFPEKLIPLIIHNALQGKQLPIYGDGQNIRDWLYVEDHCSAICRVLEAGKIGETYNIGGLNEKTNLEIVQVLCALLDELKPRTDGKSYSTQITFVEDRRGHDRRYAIDATKIEKELGWCPDETFETGIRKTVVWYLNNQEWVDRATSGAYREWIKERYTA
- the rfbD gene encoding dTDP-4-dehydrorhamnose reductase; this translates as MRILLLGSNGQVGWELQRSLSPLGKVIAYDRQKANLENLSALSQTILDVSPDIIVNAAAYTAVDQAESESDKAYLVNAKAVGVIAETAKKLNVRLVHYSTDYVFDGNKVGAYVEEDSTAPLNVYGKSKLAGEQAIIDSACDHYIFRTSWVYGQHGKNFIKSILRLAQNKDALKVVNDQYGAPTSAELIADVTAHMLKNSFNDSKNGQKKDGIYHLTSSGKTNWFEFSRYILDQAQHFGSAFKLTSDKITPITSEEFPLPAQRQKNSSLNVDKLSKKINLVMPDWRFHVSRTISQLTVLK